A genomic window from Oceanobacillus timonensis includes:
- the dapA gene encoding 4-hydroxy-tetrahydrodipicolinate synthase: MNFGKVVTAMVTPFNEQQEIDYEALDHLIEHLIANGSDGVVVAGTTGESPTLSNEEKLALFSHTVQKVNGRITVIAGTGSNETKGSIALSQAAEKTGVDAIMLVTPYYNKPSQDGLHAHFKTIADSVQLPVMLYNVPGRTSVDLAAETVIRLSTVDNIVAIKDASGNMDKVTEMVAQTDASFSVYSGEDAITLPSLAVGAVGIVSVSAHVIGNEMQEMITAYEQGEVKKAASIHQRILPVMQEMFAAPSPAPVKAALNRKAVNVGGVRLPLLSLNDEQLQSLNRKLELLEQVK; the protein is encoded by the coding sequence ATGAATTTTGGGAAAGTGGTAACGGCGATGGTAACGCCATTCAACGAACAGCAAGAAATTGATTATGAAGCATTGGATCATTTAATTGAACATCTGATTGCTAATGGCTCCGACGGGGTGGTAGTCGCAGGAACAACGGGCGAATCCCCAACTTTATCAAATGAAGAAAAGCTGGCATTATTTTCACATACGGTACAAAAAGTAAATGGAAGAATTACAGTGATTGCTGGCACTGGTTCCAACGAAACAAAAGGCTCTATTGCGTTGTCACAAGCTGCTGAAAAAACAGGTGTGGATGCTATTATGCTGGTAACACCTTATTATAATAAACCTTCTCAGGACGGTTTACATGCGCATTTTAAAACGATAGCTGATTCGGTGCAATTGCCTGTGATGCTATATAACGTACCTGGCAGAACTTCTGTTGATTTGGCAGCAGAAACGGTTATTCGTTTATCGACGGTGGATAATATTGTGGCTATTAAAGATGCGAGCGGTAATATGGATAAGGTAACGGAAATGGTAGCGCAAACGGACGCGAGCTTTTCTGTATATAGCGGAGAAGATGCAATCACATTGCCGTCTCTTGCAGTTGGGGCAGTAGGCATTGTTTCGGTTTCAGCCCATGTAATCGGTAATGAGATGCAGGAGATGATCACTGCATATGAACAGGGAGAAGTGAAAAAAGCGGCTTCAATCCATCAGCGCATTTTACCGGTTATGCAGGAAATGTTTGCAGCACCTAGTCCAGCTCCGGTAAAGGCAGCTTTGAATCGGAAGGCTGTAAATGTCGGCGGTGTTCGTTTGCCATTACTTTCATTAAATGATGAGCAGCTGCAATCATTAAATCGTAAATTAGAACTGCTTGAGCAAGTAAAATAA
- the cysK gene encoding cysteine synthase A has product MRVVDNITELIGNTPMVKLNKLQPENAAEVYVKLEMFNPSGSVKDRAAAHMIEVAEQEGLIHPGDTIIEPTSGNTGIGLAMAASAKGYEAILVMPDNSTAERRNLLKAYGAKVVLTPSNERMPGAINKALELQEEIPASFIPQQFKNISNPDAHRQTTALEILKDTNDQLDAFVCTAGTGGTVTGTGESLKEYIPDLHIAVVEPKGSPVLSGGEPGSHKLVGTSPGFVPEILNTSIYDEIIQINDEQALRLLKELAQKEGLFIGPSGAAAVYAAIEVAKRLDSEQKVVCIAPDTGERYLSMDFLQDNN; this is encoded by the coding sequence ATGAGAGTAGTAGATAACATTACGGAATTGATTGGAAATACGCCGATGGTAAAATTAAATAAACTGCAGCCGGAAAATGCAGCAGAGGTTTATGTGAAGCTGGAAATGTTTAACCCGAGCGGGAGTGTAAAGGACCGGGCTGCAGCTCATATGATTGAAGTTGCTGAACAAGAAGGGCTTATTCATCCCGGGGACACGATTATAGAACCGACAAGCGGGAATACAGGAATAGGGCTTGCGATGGCTGCCTCAGCCAAGGGATATGAGGCTATCCTGGTGATGCCGGATAATAGTACGGCAGAGAGAAGAAATCTTTTAAAGGCTTATGGAGCAAAAGTTGTGTTAACACCAAGCAATGAAAGAATGCCGGGTGCCATAAACAAAGCATTAGAATTGCAAGAGGAAATACCAGCAAGCTTTATCCCTCAGCAGTTTAAAAATATCTCGAATCCGGACGCCCATCGTCAAACAACCGCGCTGGAAATTTTAAAAGATACAAATGATCAATTAGATGCTTTTGTTTGTACAGCGGGTACAGGAGGAACAGTGACAGGCACAGGGGAATCATTGAAAGAATACATTCCGGATCTACATATTGCTGTGGTGGAGCCTAAAGGTTCCCCGGTATTATCCGGTGGAGAACCGGGTTCGCATAAATTAGTAGGTACGAGTCCGGGCTTTGTACCTGAAATTTTAAATACATCTATTTATGATGAAATCATTCAAATTAATGATGAGCAGGCATTACGTTTATTAAAAGAACTTGCACAGAAAGAGGGATTGTTTATTGGCCCGTCTGGTGCAGCTGCTGTTTATGCAGCGATAGAAGTTGCTAAACGTCTTGATTCGGAGCAAAAGGTTGTCTGTATCGCGCCTGACACGGGAGAGAGATACCTGTCCATGGATTTTCTGCAAGACAATAATTAA
- a CDS encoding 5'-3' exonuclease: MTANKVLLVDGMALLFRGFFATSFRGNFMYNSKGVPTNGVYQFLRYLTDAIHTFEPTHVVCCWDMGSKTFRTQMYDGYKANRDEPPVELIPQFDLVKEVVDSFDIPNVGLVNFEADDCMGTLANMYNPENDVFILSGDQDLLQLVKENIRVVIMRKGQGNYEVFDKDNFYEKKALSPAQIIDLKGLMGDSSDNYPGVKGIGEKTALKLLQEFGTIDHLVDNIEKLPKGVQNKLQADMDMLYLSRNLAEIKCDVPISCDLESFTWRFQEEKVTTELSKLEWKHLGRLLAPLRANTTISF, encoded by the coding sequence ATGACAGCAAATAAAGTTTTATTAGTAGATGGAATGGCGCTTCTGTTCCGGGGATTTTTTGCAACATCTTTCCGGGGGAATTTTATGTACAATTCTAAAGGCGTTCCGACAAATGGTGTTTATCAATTTTTGCGCTATTTAACAGATGCCATTCACACTTTTGAACCAACGCATGTTGTCTGCTGCTGGGATATGGGGAGCAAAACTTTCCGGACCCAGATGTATGACGGCTATAAAGCCAATCGCGATGAACCGCCGGTGGAACTGATTCCCCAATTTGATTTAGTAAAAGAAGTAGTGGATTCTTTTGATATCCCGAATGTCGGGTTGGTAAATTTTGAGGCGGATGATTGTATGGGAACCCTTGCCAATATGTATAATCCTGAAAATGACGTATTTATTCTTTCTGGGGACCAGGATTTACTGCAATTGGTAAAAGAAAATATTCGTGTGGTTATTATGCGGAAAGGTCAAGGCAATTATGAAGTCTTTGACAAGGATAACTTTTATGAGAAAAAAGCACTTTCTCCTGCACAAATTATTGATTTAAAAGGGCTGATGGGAGACTCTTCCGATAATTACCCTGGAGTAAAAGGTATTGGAGAAAAAACAGCATTGAAGTTACTTCAGGAATTTGGAACAATCGATCATTTAGTTGATAATATCGAAAAGCTTCCTAAAGGAGTACAAAATAAATTGCAGGCAGATATGGATATGCTTTATCTATCAAGAAATCTTGCGGAGATAAAATGTGATGTTCCGATTTCTTGTGATTTAGAAAGTTTTACATGGCGTTTTCAAGAAGAAAAAGTAACCACGGAATTAAGTAAACTGGAATGGAAACATTTGGGCCGGTTGCTGGCGCCATTAAGAGCTAATACAACGATATCATTTTAA
- a CDS encoding dynamin family protein yields the protein MITYMEKKVTEQQIASLYQEMINKGDKVNADKMLDMLEKYTDQEFIITLTGHFSAGKSSLINHLLGEEILANSPIPTSANVVKITSGEGTVNVFFHNGEVVEYHEPYNLEQIKQFTQNKNDIKKMHISTGKAILPPQTAVLDTPGIDAADDVDRVLTEASLHLSDYLIYVTDYNHVQSEVNLLFLQAMQENGLPFMVVINQIDKHNEAELPFVEFDKKIKQTFDQWNLHPSSIFYTSLKNAEAPHNAWEELKDTVFHMLQSKDEYMTMDASIRQIVRDHKEKIHREMSNQKASLGEVDGASLTQEMETLTQEIENLEQQPKNIAASFLDEVDQTVKNAYLMPADVRDFAKSYLESVQPDFKVGGLFTSSKKTKEAKIERKQAFMEALEKNVETTLKWKLRDKWYEHIEAHQLDSSYQEKGVSFLEWSLSEDLLESHLRKGANPNGDYVLNYTNEIASSLKTYFKKKMRQLTNEVKQELEAKNENALEERKRALESLQEKQEEQQANQALDKEEEAYFKHLDEQEAAPEVSTDIIAAMKEELKARQVTPKQGTADLEMLKEEAQVEEPADEQGETENTVHHNTDQDVVRDIDDVLQVVQLPGFESYQQDLKKRKVSLTERSYTIALFGAFSAGKSSFANAILGERVLPVSPNPTTAAVNRIRPVTKENQHRDVIVTFKSEAMLKDDIQTLAKECEPPDASLDELITWLETEEVLTDARLPKMYQAYLRAMIAGYGQAKSVIGSSKKITFDAFASYVTDEEKACYIASMDLFYDCAVTKQGITLVDTPGADSINARHTNVSFEYIKQADAILYVTYYNHALSRADKDFLMQLGRVKDVFELDKMFFIVNAADLASNQEELDLVTGYVKEQLTQLGIRFPRLYPVSSKLSLAEKLEQKPLNQQMQAFESRFYDFIHYDLTALAKRAAISDMERSDEALEQFIQSLKLDQSAKTKRKEDLQQAYQQIIQYAENLDVTSTENRWHQKLEKQTYFLNGRFAIRFHDLFKEMYNPGTITESGKAGREQLTKQFEQLALYVETELHQELLAVSLRVEQLLKDLLKTNQQEMIAKAKNLDPVFSIAEWDMISFDTPDITTRLSVEKEQELQKLFARFKDTKTFFVQNQKEEIKEQLYTIIESDIQTFIEEGRRLIQLSYQAQWDQGIEQEKTTLVHEADVLYQQFIDRLFVEVDMDDLEQRKERMNSILDAYREEGNKS from the coding sequence GTGATCACGTATATGGAAAAAAAGGTAACAGAACAACAAATTGCATCTCTCTATCAGGAAATGATAAACAAAGGGGACAAAGTGAATGCAGATAAGATGCTCGATATGCTGGAAAAATACACGGATCAAGAATTTATTATCACCTTGACAGGTCATTTTTCTGCAGGGAAATCTTCGCTGATTAACCACCTTTTAGGGGAAGAAATTTTGGCGAATAGTCCGATTCCTACCAGTGCAAATGTGGTTAAAATCACATCTGGAGAAGGAACTGTCAACGTGTTTTTTCATAATGGAGAAGTGGTAGAGTATCATGAACCGTATAATTTAGAACAAATTAAACAGTTCACTCAAAATAAAAATGATATTAAAAAGATGCACATCAGTACAGGAAAAGCCATTTTGCCGCCGCAAACAGCTGTTTTGGATACACCTGGTATTGATGCTGCCGATGATGTGGATAGGGTGCTGACAGAAGCATCGCTGCATTTATCAGATTATCTGATTTACGTCACCGATTATAATCATGTGCAATCGGAAGTAAATCTATTATTTTTGCAGGCGATGCAAGAAAATGGCCTGCCGTTTATGGTGGTTATCAATCAGATAGATAAGCATAACGAAGCGGAATTGCCTTTTGTCGAATTCGATAAAAAAATTAAACAAACGTTTGATCAATGGAATCTTCACCCTTCTTCTATTTTCTACACATCTCTCAAAAATGCTGAAGCACCGCACAATGCGTGGGAAGAATTGAAAGACACGGTATTTCATATGCTGCAATCAAAGGATGAATACATGACGATGGATGCAAGCATTCGACAAATCGTCCGTGATCATAAAGAAAAAATTCATCGGGAAATGTCGAACCAAAAAGCATCTTTGGGAGAAGTTGACGGAGCTTCCCTGACCCAGGAAATGGAAACCCTCACGCAAGAAATAGAAAACTTGGAGCAACAGCCGAAAAATATAGCGGCCTCTTTTTTAGATGAAGTGGATCAGACCGTCAAAAATGCTTATCTTATGCCGGCTGATGTAAGAGATTTTGCAAAAAGTTATTTGGAATCCGTGCAACCTGATTTTAAAGTGGGCGGATTATTTACAAGCAGTAAAAAAACAAAAGAAGCGAAAATAGAACGAAAACAAGCCTTTATGGAAGCTTTAGAAAAGAATGTGGAAACAACTTTAAAATGGAAACTCCGTGATAAGTGGTATGAACATATAGAAGCCCATCAACTTGATTCTTCTTATCAGGAAAAAGGTGTCTCTTTCCTGGAATGGTCTTTAAGTGAAGATCTGCTGGAAAGTCATTTACGTAAGGGTGCGAACCCTAATGGCGATTATGTTTTAAACTATACGAATGAAATTGCTTCCAGTTTAAAAACATATTTCAAAAAAAAGATGCGGCAGTTAACAAATGAAGTAAAACAAGAACTGGAGGCAAAGAATGAGAACGCGTTAGAAGAACGGAAACGCGCGTTGGAAAGCTTGCAGGAGAAACAGGAAGAGCAGCAAGCTAATCAGGCGCTTGATAAGGAAGAAGAAGCTTATTTCAAGCATTTAGATGAACAGGAAGCCGCTCCAGAAGTGTCAACAGATATCATCGCTGCGATGAAGGAGGAGCTAAAAGCCCGACAAGTTACTCCTAAGCAGGGAACCGCGGACTTGGAAATGTTGAAAGAGGAAGCACAGGTGGAAGAACCTGCAGATGAACAAGGTGAGACAGAAAATACGGTGCATCATAATACCGATCAAGATGTTGTCCGTGATATAGATGATGTATTGCAAGTGGTTCAATTACCGGGTTTTGAAAGTTATCAGCAGGATTTAAAGAAACGAAAAGTATCTTTGACAGAACGATCTTATACCATTGCTTTATTTGGTGCTTTCAGTGCTGGAAAATCATCCTTCGCCAATGCAATTCTGGGTGAACGTGTCCTGCCGGTATCGCCGAATCCAACCACTGCAGCAGTTAATCGGATTCGCCCGGTTACGAAGGAAAATCAGCATCGGGACGTTATTGTCACTTTTAAATCTGAAGCCATGCTAAAGGATGACATCCAAACCTTGGCAAAAGAATGTGAGCCGCCTGATGCTTCTCTGGATGAGCTTATTACCTGGCTGGAAACAGAAGAAGTGCTGACCGATGCACGTTTACCAAAAATGTATCAAGCGTATTTACGGGCGATGATAGCAGGTTATGGGCAGGCGAAATCGGTTATCGGCTCATCTAAGAAAATTACCTTTGATGCATTTGCGTCTTACGTGACAGATGAAGAAAAAGCATGCTACATTGCATCGATGGACCTTTTTTATGATTGTGCCGTAACAAAGCAGGGCATTACGCTTGTCGATACGCCTGGTGCGGACTCCATTAATGCCAGGCATACGAACGTATCCTTTGAATATATCAAACAGGCAGATGCTATTTTATATGTTACCTATTATAATCATGCGCTTTCCCGCGCAGATAAAGATTTTCTAATGCAGCTGGGGCGAGTAAAAGATGTATTTGAATTAGATAAAATGTTTTTTATTGTCAACGCCGCAGACTTGGCCAGCAATCAAGAAGAGTTAGATCTGGTAACCGGATATGTTAAAGAACAATTAACGCAATTGGGAATTCGTTTTCCGCGTCTTTATCCTGTTTCAAGCAAGCTCTCTTTAGCAGAGAAATTAGAACAAAAACCATTAAATCAGCAGATGCAGGCTTTTGAATCTCGCTTTTATGATTTTATTCATTATGATTTAACGGCACTGGCGAAAAGAGCTGCCATCAGCGATATGGAGCGTTCAGATGAAGCGCTGGAACAATTTATTCAATCCTTAAAACTGGATCAATCAGCAAAAACAAAACGAAAAGAAGATTTACAGCAAGCGTATCAGCAAATCATTCAATATGCAGAAAACCTGGACGTCACTTCAACAGAAAATCGCTGGCATCAAAAATTAGAAAAACAAACGTATTTTTTAAACGGGCGTTTTGCTATCCGGTTCCATGACCTCTTTAAAGAAATGTATAATCCAGGAACCATCACCGAGTCCGGGAAAGCAGGACGGGAACAGCTGACGAAGCAATTTGAACAGCTGGCGTTATATGTGGAAACCGAATTGCATCAGGAGTTATTAGCTGTTTCTTTACGAGTGGAGCAGCTCTTGAAAGATTTATTAAAAACCAATCAGCAGGAAATGATTGCAAAAGCGAAAAACCTGGATCCGGTTTTTTCGATAGCAGAATGGGATATGATCTCGTTTGACACACCTGATATCACGACCCGACTGTCGGTTGAAAAGGAGCAGGAGCTTCAGAAATTATTTGCGCGATTTAAAGATACAAAAACATTCTTTGTTCAAAATCAAAAAGAAGAAATCAAAGAGCAGTTATATACCATCATTGAATCAGATATTCAAACTTTCATAGAAGAAGGAAGAAGGTTAATCCAGTTGTCTTATCAAGCGCAGTGGGATCAAGGAATAGAACAGGAAAAAACAACCCTTGTCCATGAAGCGGATGTCCTTTATCAGCAATTTATCGACCGCTTATTTGTAGAAGTGGATATGGATGATTTAGAGCAGCGCAAAGAACGAATGAACAGTATTTTGGATGCATATAGAGAGGAAGGAAATAAATCATGA
- a CDS encoding acyl-CoA carboxylase subunit beta, producing the protein MRKEEELEQRIEKIKQGGKQKYHDSNAEKGKLFARERIQLLFDSHDVIEDGLFANAMAADLPADGVITVMGKINGQTVCAMANDSTVKAGSWGQRTVEKILRIQETAERLEVPMIYLVDSAGARITDQIDMFPGRRGAGRIFHNQIKLSGRVPQVCLLFGPSAAGGAYIPAFCDIVVMVDGNASMYLGSPRMAEKVIGEKVSLEEMGGAKMHCTTSGVGDVLVDTEEEAIQFAQKYLTYFPANFREKPQQLAPVEPKTFDKSISEIIPENQNVAFNMYDLIDRMIDKDSFCEIKKRFAPELITGLARIDGQSVGLIANQPRVKGGVLFTDSADKAAKFIQLCDAFGIPLLFLADVPGFMIGTKVEQQGIIRHGAKMLFAMSEVTVPKISVIVRKAYGAGLYAMAGPAFDPDCCLAFPNAQIAVMGPEAAVNAVEANKIAKLPEEERAAYIQEKQAAYKENIDIYRLASEMIIDDIIHPDYLRNELASRFSVYQNKKKQFTERKHGVYPV; encoded by the coding sequence ATGCGTAAGGAAGAAGAGTTGGAGCAGCGCATTGAAAAAATAAAACAGGGCGGAAAACAAAAATATCATGATAGCAATGCTGAGAAGGGGAAGCTGTTTGCAAGAGAAAGAATTCAACTGCTTTTTGACTCACATGATGTTATCGAAGACGGGTTATTTGCCAATGCAATGGCAGCGGATTTGCCGGCAGATGGTGTCATTACGGTGATGGGGAAAATAAATGGCCAGACGGTTTGCGCGATGGCGAATGATTCTACGGTCAAAGCGGGAAGCTGGGGGCAGCGGACGGTGGAGAAAATTTTACGCATCCAAGAGACCGCAGAACGGCTGGAAGTACCGATGATTTATCTGGTTGATTCTGCTGGTGCCAGAATTACAGATCAGATAGATATGTTTCCGGGGAGAAGAGGAGCGGGACGCATTTTTCATAATCAAATTAAGCTGTCTGGCAGAGTGCCGCAAGTCTGCTTGTTATTTGGCCCATCTGCTGCCGGCGGTGCCTATATTCCGGCCTTCTGCGATATTGTTGTTATGGTCGATGGTAATGCATCGATGTATTTGGGATCCCCGCGTATGGCGGAAAAGGTCATTGGTGAGAAGGTTTCCTTAGAAGAAATGGGCGGAGCAAAAATGCATTGTACGACTTCGGGAGTAGGCGATGTTTTAGTAGATACCGAAGAGGAAGCGATTCAATTTGCACAGAAGTACTTAACCTATTTCCCTGCTAATTTTCGGGAAAAACCGCAGCAGTTGGCACCTGTAGAACCAAAAACTTTTGATAAGTCCATTAGCGAAATTATCCCGGAAAATCAAAATGTGGCGTTCAATATGTATGATCTGATAGACCGCATGATTGATAAAGATAGCTTTTGTGAGATAAAAAAGCGATTTGCTCCAGAATTAATTACAGGTTTGGCGCGTATTGACGGTCAAAGTGTAGGATTGATTGCAAATCAGCCGCGTGTAAAAGGAGGTGTTCTTTTTACCGATTCAGCAGATAAAGCAGCAAAGTTTATCCAATTATGCGATGCATTCGGGATTCCATTACTGTTCTTAGCCGATGTACCCGGATTTATGATTGGAACGAAGGTAGAGCAGCAGGGTATTATTCGCCATGGAGCCAAAATGTTGTTTGCAATGAGTGAAGTAACGGTACCCAAAATTTCCGTGATTGTTCGTAAAGCTTATGGGGCAGGCCTTTATGCAATGGCAGGGCCCGCTTTTGACCCGGATTGCTGTTTGGCATTCCCCAATGCACAAATTGCTGTTATGGGACCGGAAGCAGCCGTAAATGCTGTTGAAGCAAATAAAATTGCCAAACTGCCAGAAGAGGAGCGAGCAGCTTATATTCAGGAAAAGCAGGCTGCCTATAAAGAGAACATTGATATTTACCGTTTAGCTTCGGAAATGATTATTGATGATATCATTCATCCGGATTATCTCAGAAATGAGCTGGCCAGCCGTTTCTCCGTTTATCAGAATAAGAAAAAGCAATTTACAGAACGGAAACATGGGGTCTACCCGGTATAA
- a CDS encoding enoyl-CoA hydratase: protein MQLVNYETVDHHIAVITLNRPEAANALSTALLTELEHCIQKIKTDEKIRTVIITASGEKAFSAGADLKERKTMNDEEVAAAVQKISNVCDSVEKLDVPVIAALNGVAFGGGLELALACDLRIAANHVKMGLTETSLAIIPGAGGTQRLPRLIGIGQAKLLIYTAKSISAEDAFAIGLIERSVAASFLQDEAVSIARKITKNGPIAIKQAKQAINQGMDLPMDEAVQLEHASYLKLIPTKDRKEGLLAFQEKRKPDYHGN, encoded by the coding sequence ATGCAATTAGTAAACTATGAAACGGTTGATCATCATATAGCTGTTATTACATTAAATCGGCCGGAAGCTGCAAACGCTTTATCCACGGCTTTGCTCACAGAATTAGAGCATTGTATTCAAAAAATAAAAACGGATGAAAAAATTCGTACGGTGATTATTACTGCTAGCGGAGAGAAGGCTTTTAGCGCAGGGGCTGATTTGAAAGAACGAAAGACAATGAATGATGAAGAAGTTGCAGCCGCCGTACAGAAAATTTCCAACGTCTGTGATTCCGTAGAGAAATTAGATGTACCCGTTATTGCAGCTCTTAATGGCGTTGCTTTTGGAGGAGGTCTGGAGCTGGCTTTGGCCTGTGATCTGCGTATTGCTGCGAATCATGTGAAAATGGGCTTAACAGAGACATCTCTGGCGATTATACCAGGAGCCGGGGGGACCCAGCGATTGCCGAGATTAATCGGGATAGGTCAGGCCAAGCTGCTTATTTATACGGCCAAATCAATCTCTGCAGAGGATGCTTTCGCGATTGGACTGATTGAGCGGTCAGTCGCTGCTTCCTTTTTACAGGATGAGGCAGTCAGTATCGCCCGGAAAATAACCAAAAATGGACCAATAGCAATCAAACAGGCAAAACAGGCGATAAACCAGGGGATGGATTTGCCAATGGATGAAGCGGTTCAACTGGAACATGCTTCTTATTTAAAACTTATCCCGACAAAAGATAGAAAAGAAGGCTTGCTTGCATTTCAGGAAAAAAGAAAGCCGGATTATCACGGAAATTAG
- a CDS encoding acetyl-CoA carboxylase biotin carboxyl carrier protein subunit: MEIKASMAGNVWKITVQQGEAVEEGQDIVILESMKMEIPIAAEEKGVLKEWKVQEGDFVNEGDTIAVVE, encoded by the coding sequence ATGGAAATCAAAGCATCGATGGCAGGAAACGTATGGAAAATCACAGTACAGCAGGGGGAAGCTGTGGAAGAAGGACAGGATATAGTTATTTTAGAGTCTATGAAAATGGAAATTCCGATTGCAGCAGAGGAAAAAGGTGTTTTAAAGGAATGGAAGGTGCAAGAGGGTGATTTTGTAAATGAAGGCGATACCATTGCGGTTGTCGAATAA
- a CDS encoding acetyl-CoA carboxylase biotin carboxylase subunit: protein MIEKVLIANRGEIARRIIRSCKQLNIQTVAVYSDADENALFKQEADEAYHIGPSQVQQSYLQLDKMVAIAKKAHADAVHPGYGFLSESPAFAERCKEEGIIFIGPEASILRLMGSKIEARKAMIAAGVPVIPGTDRAVESAEDATRFAEQIGYPVMLKASAGGGGIGMEIVHSSVELQKAFENNSKRAASFFGDGAMFIEKQITNSRHIEVQVLADHHQNTVHLFERECSIQRRNQKVLEEAPSPSISEELRRKLGETAVIAAQAIHYTNAGTIEFLVDESEQFYFLEMNTRIQVEHPVTEEITGMDIVQEQINIANDQKLPFAQEEITRQGHAIEGRIYAEDPVRFFPSPGKITTLELPQGEGVRNECGVTSGDTVTHFYDPMIAKLIVHGENRSEAIHKLEKALQQFKVEGIKTNIPMLQEIITYEAYKKGDTQTNFLDKYYQPNTGGN, encoded by the coding sequence ATGATAGAAAAGGTTTTAATTGCCAACCGCGGGGAGATAGCCAGAAGAATTATACGCAGTTGCAAGCAGCTGAATATCCAGACGGTAGCTGTTTATTCGGATGCTGATGAAAATGCATTATTTAAACAAGAGGCTGACGAGGCATACCATATTGGTCCTTCCCAAGTGCAGCAAAGCTATCTTCAATTAGACAAAATGGTAGCGATTGCGAAAAAGGCGCATGCTGATGCCGTTCATCCCGGCTATGGTTTTTTAAGTGAAAGCCCGGCATTTGCAGAACGGTGCAAAGAAGAAGGAATTATCTTTATTGGCCCGGAAGCGTCTATCTTAAGATTGATGGGAAGCAAAATTGAAGCCCGGAAAGCGATGATAGCAGCTGGTGTACCTGTCATTCCTGGTACAGACCGTGCTGTGGAGTCGGCAGAAGATGCAACCCGTTTTGCGGAACAGATTGGCTATCCTGTTATGTTAAAAGCATCTGCTGGCGGTGGCGGCATCGGGATGGAGATTGTACATTCTTCCGTTGAATTGCAAAAAGCATTTGAAAATAATTCTAAAAGGGCAGCATCTTTCTTTGGTGATGGAGCGATGTTTATAGAAAAACAGATTACAAACAGCAGACATATTGAAGTGCAGGTGTTAGCAGACCATCATCAGAATACGGTTCACTTATTTGAAAGAGAATGCTCGATTCAGCGCCGCAACCAAAAGGTATTGGAGGAAGCGCCTTCTCCATCTATTTCTGAGGAACTTCGCAGGAAATTAGGAGAGACAGCTGTGATTGCTGCGCAAGCGATTCATTATACGAATGCCGGAACGATTGAATTTTTAGTCGATGAATCGGAGCAATTTTACTTTTTGGAAATGAATACACGTATTCAGGTAGAGCATCCTGTCACAGAAGAAATAACGGGTATGGATATCGTTCAAGAGCAAATCAACATTGCTAATGATCAGAAGCTTCCTTTTGCACAAGAAGAAATAACAAGACAGGGGCATGCGATTGAAGGAAGGATTTATGCAGAAGATCCAGTGCGCTTTTTTCCATCCCCGGGTAAAATCACTACGCTGGAACTACCTCAAGGAGAGGGCGTGCGGAATGAATGCGGGGTGACGTCCGGAGATACGGTAACACATTTTTATGACCCGATGATTGCCAAACTGATTGTTCACGGGGAAAATCGGTCAGAAGCAATTCATAAGCTGGAAAAAGCGCTGCAACAATTCAAAGTAGAAGGAATTAAAACCAACATACCAATGCTTCAGGAAATTATTACGTATGAGGCGTATAAAAAAGGGGATACCCAAACCAATTTTTTAGATAAATATTATCAACCAAATACAGGAGGGAATTAA